The sequence TTCGGGTGCACCTTCTGCCAGGTGGCCGCGCACGAGCGGGCGGCCGCGATCCTTTACGAGGACGAGCACTGCGTCGTCTTCCCCGACATCCACCCGCGGGCCCCGGTGCACCTGCTCGTCATCCCGCGCCGGCACATCGGTTCCCTGAACGACCTCCAGGAGGGGGACCGGGACCTCCTCGGCCACATGATGGGGGTGGTGGGGGAGATGGCCCGCCGGCAGGGGATCGACCGCACCGGGTACCGGACCGTGATCAACACCAACGCCGAGGCCGGCCAGACCGTTTTCCACCTTCACATCCATATCCTGGGAGGCCGGATCCTGAAGTGGCCCCCGGGGTAGAGTCCGAGGAATCGCGATGCCTAACGAAGAGAGACCCGTCGAAATCGTCCCCGACCCGCACCGGAGCTCCCCGCGGGTCTATTCCAATTACGTGCAGGTGAGCGCCTCTCCCGTCGACTGCACCCTGACCTTCTGCGAGGTGATCGGGCCGCAGAACGAGGAGGAGGCGCGCGAGATGCGCCTGAAAGGGGTCCTGCCGGCCCCGGTGAAGGCCGTGATCGCCATCCCGGTCGAGATCCTCGACGGGTTCATCCAGGCGCTCGAGGCCCAGAGGAGAAAAAACACGCGGGGCGGCGCCAGCTCCAGCGGGACGCGGGTGCAGTAGGGGGCTCCTGGTCCGCGTGATTCATAAATGCGGGCTAGAGCCTGCGCACCTCGTAGAGGTCGCGGCGCCGGTCCTTCAGGTTGCGCACGCTGCCGAACTGGTGGAGTTCCCGGAGCATGTCGATGTCCACGTCGGTGACCAGGATCATCTCGGTGTTGGGGGTGGCTTCGGCCTTGACCCCGTTGGCGGGGAAGGGAAAGTCGCAGGGGGTCAGCACCATCGACTGGGCGTACTGGATGTCCATGTTGTGCACCTTCGGGAGGTTCCCGACGCTCCCGGCGATGGCGACGTAGCACTCGTTCTCGATCGCCCGGGACTGGGCGCAGTGGCGCACCCGGGAGAAGCTGTTCTGGGTGTCGGTGAGGAAGGGGACGAAGAGGATGTCCATCCCCTCGTCGGCCAGCAGGCGGCCCAGCTCCGGGAACTCGACGTCATAGCAGATCAGGACCCCGATCTTCCCGCAGTCGGTGTCGAAAGCGCGGAAATTCCCCCCCCCCTGCAGCCCCCAGACCCGGGCCTCGTCGGGGGTGACGTGGATCTTCTCGAACCGCTCCACCGACCCCTGCCGCTTGCAGAGGTAGCCGGCGTTGTAGAGGCGCCCGTCGACCATTTCCGGCATGCTGCCGGTGATGATGTTGATGTTGTAGGCGATGGCCAGGCGGGACAGGTCCTCCACCAGCCCGGCGGTGTGCCGGGCCAGTTCCCGGATCGCCTGCGATTCCTCGAGGTGGTTGTTTTCGGCCATCAGCGGGGCGTTGAAGAACTCGGGAAAGAGCGCGAAATCGGAGCGGTACCCGGAGACGGCGTCCACGAAGAATTCCGCCTGCTGCATGAGCTCCCCGGGGTCGCGGTAGGGCCGCATCTGCCACTGGATCAGCCCCAGGCGCACCGACTTCTTGATGACGGCCGCCTTCTTCCGGGGCTTTTCGTAGTAGATGTTCTTCCATTCCAGCAGGACGGCGTATTCGCTCGATTCGGCGTCCCCCGGGAGGTACCCCTTGATGACCTTGGCGGGGTGGAAATCGTTGGAGAGCTGGAAATCGAGCACGGGGTCGTGAATCTCCCGGGTCCGGACCTTCCTGATGTACTCCCGGGGGGACATGCCGTCGGCGTAGGTGTGGTAGTTGGGGATCCTCCCCCCGAAAACGATCCCCCTGAGATTCAGCCTCTCGCACAGCTCCTTGCGGTAGTCGTACAAGCGCCGTCCCAGCCGCAGCCCGCGGAACTTGGGCCGGATGAAGATGTCGATGCCGTAGAGGATGTCCCCCTCCGGGTCGTGGGTCGAGAAGGTGAAGTCCCCGGTGATCTCCCGGTAGGTGTGTCCCGGTTCGAACCTGGCGTAGTCCACGATGATGGACAGGGCGCCGCCGGCGAGCTCCCCGTCGATGGTGATGATCACCTGCCCCTCCGGGAAGGCGCGCGTCAGCAGCTCGACGTGGCGCTCCTTCCAGTAGGCGTGGGGCATGGCCGGGTAGGCCTCGATCATCGCCTCCTTCAGCCTGTTGTAGTCGGAAACACTCAGGAACTTGAGCTCTATGTTCGGCATGGGGTCCCGTGGCCGCTATCGGAGGGGGCGCTTTCAGGCTTTTTCGGACGCCGGGGGGGTGCGGGCGACGGCCACCATCCGGCCCACCTCGGTCTCGGCGTCCAGCCAGTCTTCGAGCTCGTGGCCGGGGGCGAAACCGCGCCGCTCGGCGCGGTAGTAGGCGGCCTCGGCGATCAGGAGGTAGCGTTCCCCGTCCGTGACGCCGGCCGTCGGGGGGGCGGTCTTCTTTTTGTTCGCGGCCGCGCCGGGGGCCGCGTTCCTGCGCGCGCCGGCCCCGGGCGCCTTCGCGGACGGGGTTCTGGCGGCTTGGGTTCTGGGTGTCCTGGCCATGACGACTCCTTTCCGGAATTTCCCAAAGCATACCGCAGTTCCGGCGCGGCGTGAAGGCGTAACGGGCCTTTGACACCGGGCCCGGCCGATCCTATGCATGGTGTAGCGGCGCCCGCCCGGGCGCGGATGTTGTCTCTTTCATAGGGGAGGGAGTCCGATGGTAGAAAAGAAGGACGAATTGACGGATGCCGGGCTGGAGTTGTCTGACCTCCACCCGGACCATGAAAAACACCTGTGTCACATAACCAGCCTGCGCAACATGAAGACGGTCGGGGCGCTCTCGAAGGACGCCCAGTACCTCTGCGTGGTCTGCGGCCGCGCGGCGCGGCGCGCGGTCAACCTCTGCGAGCCCGCCAAACTCTGACGGGGGCGGGCCGGGCGGTCACACGCGCCTGAGGATGCCGAGGAGCAGGTCCCAGAACTTTTCCACGGTGTCGATATACATCCTCTCCTCCGGCGAATGGGCCCCCTCGAGGGTGGGGCCGAAGGAGATCATGTCCATCCCGGGGTAGCGCTCGCCGATGACGCCGCATTCCAGCCCGGCGTGGATCGCCTTCGCCTGAGGCTCCCTGCCGAAGAGTTCCCGGTAGGCCTCCCGGGCGATCTTCAGGATGGGGGAGTCGAGGTCGGGCTTCCACCCGGGGTAGGCGTCGGAAGTGTCGATGGCGGCGCCCCCCAGTTCCATGACGGAGGCCACCGCGGCGGCGAGCGCGTTAAGCTCCGACGCCACCGAACTCCGCTGGCTGGTCACGAGCCGGACGCCTTCCCCCCCGGTGTGGACCGCGGCCAGGTTGGTGGAGGTCTCGACCAGGCCCGGGATTTCGGCGCTCATCTTGACGACGCCGTGGGGGAGCGCCGAGAGGAGACGCACCAGGGTGAGCTGGTCCCTGCGGCCGAGCACTTTTTCCGGCCGGTCCCCCTCGAGCGGGGCCAGGACGATCCCGAGGTCGGGCTCCGCAGCCTGGAATTCCGCCCGGATGTCGGCGAGGAGTTGTTCGACCGCGGCGCCGGCCGCTTTCACCTTCCGCGGCGGGACCAGGAGCACCGCCTCGCACTGGCGCGGGATGGCGTTGTGCTTGTCCCCCCCGTCGACGGAGGAGATCCTCGCCCCGAGGGGGGACAGGGCCAGGAGCACGCGGCCCATGAGCTTGACGGCGTTGGCCCGGCCCTTGTCGATTTCGAGCCCCGAGTGTCCCCCCTTGAGCCCCGTGACCTTGACCGACAGCGCCGCGTGCCTCGGGTTCGCGTCCCTTTGCCGGACCTCGAGCACGCCGGTGGTGTCCCGGCCCCCGCTGCAGCCGATGTAGAGCGTCCCCTCCTCCTCGCTGTCGAGGTTCAGCAGGATGCGGCTCCGCACGAAATCGGGGCCCAGGCCGGCGGCCCCGGTCAGGCCGGTCTCCTCGTCGACCGTGAAGAGGAGTTCGAGGGGGCCGTGCCGGAGCGACCGGTCCTCCATGACGGCCAGCATCGCCGCCACCGCGATCCCGTTGTCCGCCCCCAGGGTGGTGCCGTCGGCCATGATGACGTCCCCGCGGCGCACCAGCCGGATCGGGTCGGTGAGGAAATCGTGCCGCGTCTCCCGGTTCTTCTCGCAGACCATGTCGAGGTGCCCCTGCAGCGCCACGCCCGGGCGCCCGTCCAGGCCGCCGGCGGGTTTGCGGACGATGACGTTCCCCAGCGGGTCCGATTCCGCCTCGAGCCCCAGCCTCCGGGCCTGGTCGAGGACGTACCGGGAGGCGGCCGCCTCGTTTTTGGAGCAGCGGGGGATCCGGGAGATCTCGGCGAAATATCTCCAGACGGGTTCCGGTTTCAAGCCATCGATGGCGGCGGTCATGGGGGACTCCTTTCATGGGGTGATTCCCGAATACATCTTACAGCATACCCCGGGCCCGGGCTGAAATTCAAAAAATGGGTTTGTGCTCCGGTCCGGGAGGTATACAATGCCGGGCGGACGGCGTCGGGGGGGGGGTGCGCCGGCGCGTCCGGGGGCATAAATACAGAAAAACGGGGAAATAAGGGCATGAGCCATGACAACGCGCGCGCGTCCCGGGTGAGCGCGGGTGAGGGGCTGGAGCGTCTGCTTTCCGGCAACCGGCGGCATGCTTCGGGCAGGGAGGTGCACCCGCACCAGGACCCGGCCCGGAGGGAGGAGATCGTTTCCGGGCAGCACCCTTTCGCGGTGATCCTCGGCTGCTCCGACTCGCGCGTCCCCCCCGAAATTCTCTTCGATTGCGGGCTGGGGGACCTGTTCGTGGTCCGCACCGCCGGCCATTGCCTGGACGAGGCCGCCTCCGGCAGCATCCAATACGCGGTCGAGCACCTCGGGGTGGAGCTGGTGGTGGTGCTGGGGCACGCTTTCTGCGGTGCGGTAACCGCGGTGCTGGAAGACGCGGGCGCCGCGGGGCACCTCAAGAACCTGCTCGACCGGCTGCGGCCCGTCGTCGGCGGGCTCCCGCGCCCCGGCGGCCTCGAGCGCGCGATCGCCGAAAATGTTCACCGGACGGTGGCGGAACTGAAATCGGAAGCATGGGCCCGGAAGGTCACGGTCCTGGGCATGCACTACGACCTCCGAAGCGGAAGGGTGAGGCTGGAACCCCCGGCCGCCGGGGAGGAATAAACAGCGGCTCCTACGATTCTGGTGGAATGAAGCTGCAGGTTTTCCTATAATTTCCGGTTCTTTTGAACTTGGTAATTATTTCTAGTGTCGGAGTGAATGGTATGGAATCGCAAGCTTTGATGGTCATTCTGGTCCCCTTGCTCGGTTCTCTGCTGATACCGCTCGCGGGATGGGCGGGGCTGAGGAAGGCCACCGGCCCGATGGCGGTGCTTCTGATCGGCTGCGCCCACGTGCTGACGTGGCCCCTGCTCGGGCCGGCGCTGGCCGGCCGGACCGGCGAGTCGTCGATTCCGCTCTACCGGTGGATCGAGTTCTCCACGAACATCGACGCGCTTGCCGTGTTCATGGCCTTCACGGCCTCCCTGATCGCCACGCTGATCGCCGTCTACTCCCTCGGGTACATCGAACACACCGAGCACGAGCCGGAATACTATTTCATCGTGACACTCTTCGTCGGGGCGATGATGGGGCTGGTCTTCTCCCGGAACCTCATCTTCCTTTACATGTTCTGGGAGATCTCGGCGCTGGCCTGCTGGCGGTTGATCGGCTATTTCCGGGACCCGGAGTACGTCTGGAAGGCCGACAAGGCGTTTCTGATCACCTTCGGCGGCGCCGTTTTCATGCTCCTGGGCTTCGCCCTGATCTTCACCCAGTACGGCACCTTCGACATCTCGGAGCTGCGGGGGAAGGAGATCGGGACCGCCGCCCTGGTGCTGGTCATGGCGGGCATCTTCAGCAAGAGCGCCACGGTCCCGCTCCACACCTGGCTGCCGGACGCCGGGGTGGCGCCCTC comes from Acidobacteriota bacterium and encodes:
- a CDS encoding histidine triad nucleotide-binding protein translates to MKLFGCTFCQVAAHERAAAILYEDEHCVVFPDIHPRAPVHLLVIPRRHIGSLNDLQEGDRDLLGHMMGVVGEMARRQGIDRTGYRTVINTNAEAGQTVFHLHIHILGGRILKWPPG
- a CDS encoding aminoacyl-histidine dipeptidase, which encodes MTAAIDGLKPEPVWRYFAEISRIPRCSKNEAAASRYVLDQARRLGLEAESDPLGNVIVRKPAGGLDGRPGVALQGHLDMVCEKNRETRHDFLTDPIRLVRRGDVIMADGTTLGADNGIAVAAMLAVMEDRSLRHGPLELLFTVDEETGLTGAAGLGPDFVRSRILLNLDSEEEGTLYIGCSGGRDTTGVLEVRQRDANPRHAALSVKVTGLKGGHSGLEIDKGRANAVKLMGRVLLALSPLGARISSVDGGDKHNAIPRQCEAVLLVPPRKVKAAGAAVEQLLADIRAEFQAAEPDLGIVLAPLEGDRPEKVLGRRDQLTLVRLLSALPHGVVKMSAEIPGLVETSTNLAAVHTGGEGVRLVTSQRSSVASELNALAAAVASVMELGGAAIDTSDAYPGWKPDLDSPILKIAREAYRELFGREPQAKAIHAGLECGVIGERYPGMDMISFGPTLEGAHSPEERMYIDTVEKFWDLLLGILRRV
- a CDS encoding DUF2934 domain-containing protein, translated to MHRIGRARCQRPVTPSRRAGTAVCFGKFRKGVVMARTPRTQAARTPSAKAPGAGARRNAAPGAAANKKKTAPPTAGVTDGERYLLIAEAAYYRAERRGFAPGHELEDWLDAETEVGRMVAVARTPPASEKA
- a CDS encoding carbonic anhydrase, which gives rise to MSHDNARASRVSAGEGLERLLSGNRRHASGREVHPHQDPARREEIVSGQHPFAVILGCSDSRVPPEILFDCGLGDLFVVRTAGHCLDEAASGSIQYAVEHLGVELVVVLGHAFCGAVTAVLEDAGAAGHLKNLLDRLRPVVGGLPRPGGLERAIAENVHRTVAELKSEAWARKVTVLGMHYDLRSGRVRLEPPAAGEE
- a CDS encoding GNAT family N-acetyltransferase, with amino-acid sequence MPNIELKFLSVSDYNRLKEAMIEAYPAMPHAYWKERHVELLTRAFPEGQVIITIDGELAGGALSIIVDYARFEPGHTYREITGDFTFSTHDPEGDILYGIDIFIRPKFRGLRLGRRLYDYRKELCERLNLRGIVFGGRIPNYHTYADGMSPREYIRKVRTREIHDPVLDFQLSNDFHPAKVIKGYLPGDAESSEYAVLLEWKNIYYEKPRKKAAVIKKSVRLGLIQWQMRPYRDPGELMQQAEFFVDAVSGYRSDFALFPEFFNAPLMAENNHLEESQAIRELARHTAGLVEDLSRLAIAYNINIITGSMPEMVDGRLYNAGYLCKRQGSVERFEKIHVTPDEARVWGLQGGGNFRAFDTDCGKIGVLICYDVEFPELGRLLADEGMDILFVPFLTDTQNSFSRVRHCAQSRAIENECYVAIAGSVGNLPKVHNMDIQYAQSMVLTPCDFPFPANGVKAEATPNTEMILVTDVDIDMLRELHQFGSVRNLKDRRRDLYEVRRL